The following proteins come from a genomic window of Synechococcus sp. NB0720_010:
- a CDS encoding DNA-directed RNA polymerase subunit beta', translated as MTATPSKKTSKKSSKKSAKAEAPAPANAPLSKAAPTFRNRTIDKKQLRNLMAWAYKNHGTAATASLADELKDLGFHYATQAAVSISVDDLRIPGEKARLLEEAEQQITDTEERYRLGEITEVERHTKVIDTWTETNERLVEEVKKNFNENDPLNSVWMMANSGARGNMSQVRQLVGMRGLMANPQGEIIDLPIRTNFREGLTVTEYVISSYGARKGLVDTALRTADSGYLTRRLVDVAQDVIVREDDCGTTRGIPINADDRGRYAAKLVGRLAAEPVLDGEGNLIVDRDGEIDAVITAQIEAAGVQTVVVRSPLTCEAARSVCRKCYGWALAHNQLVDLGEAVGIVAAQSIGEPGTQLTMRTFHTGGVSTAETGVVRSQIAGTIEFGAKARVRPFRTPHGVEAQIAENDFPLTLKPSGSGKAQKLSITAGSLLFVTDAAEVPADMMLAQISSGSSVKKSVEKATKDVICDLAGQVRYEDAIQPKEVTDRQGNSTFKAQRLGRMWVYSGDVYNLPPNAQPVIAGNTKVTTGEVLAESRLVSEYGGAVRLRESAGDSREVQIVTTSLTLKDCKLLGESTHAGELWHLEGKDNIRYRLNTHPGTKIGNGEVIAELADDRFRTQTGGIVKFAPGLAIKKARSAKNGYEVNKGGTLLWIPQETHEINKDISLLMIEDGQWIEAGTEVVKDIFSQTAGIVTVTQKNDILREIIVRSGQLHHVSDAKVVARYSDGKMVNPGEEIAKGLKAEAMVFVEAVETSEGGALLLRPVEEYRIPDEAHLPDLGSVTQKNGPSLGLKATQRLAFKDGELIKSVEGVELLRTQLILETFDTTPQMTVDVEAVPDKRAKTIERLQLVILESLLVRRDTLSDASHGSTHTDLSVNDGDSVKAGDVVATTQILCKEDGVVQVPDVIDGEPVRRLIVERASDTRSIDLGSAKSEVKPGQRFVDGDLLAKGVPAPCCGQVQSVDGNTLTIRLGRPYMVSPDSVLHVRDGELVQRGDSLALLVFERQKTGDIVQGLPRIEELLEARRPRESAVLCRKAGTVEIKQGDDDDSVTVTVIEGDDSITEYPILLGRNVMVSDSQQVTAGELLTDGPINPHELLECFFEDLRSRKPTLEAAMEAISKLQFRLVQEVQNVYKSQGVTIDDKHIEVIVRQMTSKVRIEDAGDTTLLPGELIELRQVEQVNSAMAITGGAPSEFTPVLLGITKASLNTDSFISAASFQETTRVLTEAAIEGKSDWLRGLKENVIIGRLIPAGTGFSGFEEELRAEAGPHPDILDEDAMNYRRLQNLRPDYTVDMPAAPSAANAGAILDDPSDADLDATRTRHGIEASASTTAAFTRPTVEEGLEEELIADPEAVQGLQNEGLLADES; from the coding sequence ATGACCGCCACCCCCTCCAAAAAGACCAGCAAAAAGTCCAGTAAGAAGTCCGCAAAGGCTGAGGCTCCAGCACCCGCAAACGCTCCCTTGAGCAAGGCGGCTCCGACGTTCCGTAACCGGACGATCGATAAGAAGCAGCTGCGCAACTTGATGGCGTGGGCCTACAAGAACCACGGCACCGCGGCGACGGCTTCCCTGGCCGATGAGCTGAAGGATCTGGGCTTCCATTACGCCACCCAGGCCGCCGTCTCCATCTCCGTGGATGACCTGCGGATCCCCGGTGAAAAGGCTCGTCTGCTGGAAGAAGCAGAGCAGCAGATCACCGATACCGAGGAGCGCTATCGCCTGGGTGAAATCACCGAGGTGGAACGGCACACCAAGGTGATCGACACCTGGACTGAAACCAACGAGCGTCTGGTTGAAGAAGTCAAGAAGAACTTCAACGAGAACGACCCGCTGAACTCGGTCTGGATGATGGCCAACTCCGGGGCCCGGGGAAACATGTCCCAGGTGCGTCAGCTGGTGGGCATGCGCGGCCTGATGGCCAACCCCCAAGGGGAAATTATTGACCTTCCGATCCGGACCAACTTCCGCGAAGGCCTGACGGTTACTGAGTACGTCATCTCCTCCTACGGCGCCCGTAAGGGTCTGGTGGATACGGCACTGCGTACCGCCGACTCCGGTTACCTGACCCGTCGTCTGGTGGACGTCGCCCAGGACGTGATCGTTCGCGAGGACGACTGCGGCACCACCCGCGGTATTCCCATCAACGCTGATGACAGGGGCCGTTACGCCGCCAAACTCGTCGGCCGTCTTGCTGCTGAACCCGTTCTGGACGGCGAAGGCAATCTGATTGTCGACCGCGATGGTGAGATCGATGCCGTCATCACCGCCCAGATCGAAGCCGCCGGCGTTCAGACCGTGGTGGTTCGTTCACCGCTGACCTGCGAAGCCGCCCGTTCGGTTTGCCGCAAGTGCTACGGCTGGGCCCTGGCCCACAACCAACTGGTTGACCTGGGCGAAGCCGTCGGCATCGTCGCCGCCCAGTCCATCGGTGAGCCCGGTACCCAGCTCACCATGCGGACCTTCCACACCGGTGGTGTGTCCACCGCAGAAACGGGTGTGGTTCGCTCGCAAATCGCGGGCACGATCGAGTTTGGAGCCAAGGCGCGCGTGCGCCCCTTCCGCACCCCCCACGGTGTGGAGGCTCAGATCGCAGAGAACGATTTCCCCCTGACCCTGAAGCCCAGCGGCAGCGGCAAGGCCCAGAAGCTCTCGATCACCGCCGGTTCCCTGCTGTTCGTCACCGATGCCGCTGAGGTGCCGGCCGACATGATGCTGGCTCAGATCTCTTCTGGCTCCTCCGTCAAGAAGAGCGTTGAGAAGGCCACCAAAGACGTCATCTGTGACCTGGCTGGCCAGGTGCGCTACGAGGACGCTATCCAGCCCAAGGAAGTCACCGATCGCCAGGGCAACAGCACCTTCAAGGCCCAGCGTCTTGGCCGGATGTGGGTCTACAGCGGCGATGTCTACAACCTGCCGCCCAACGCCCAGCCCGTGATCGCTGGCAACACCAAGGTCACCACTGGCGAGGTTCTGGCTGAGAGCCGTCTTGTCAGTGAGTACGGCGGTGCCGTGCGCCTGCGCGAGAGCGCTGGCGACTCCCGTGAGGTCCAGATCGTCACCACCAGCCTCACCCTGAAGGACTGCAAGCTGCTGGGTGAATCCACCCATGCTGGTGAGCTCTGGCACCTGGAGGGTAAGGACAACATCCGCTATCGCCTCAACACCCACCCAGGCACCAAGATCGGTAACGGTGAGGTGATCGCGGAACTCGCCGATGATCGCTTCCGCACCCAGACCGGGGGCATCGTCAAGTTCGCCCCTGGCCTGGCCATCAAGAAAGCCCGTAGCGCCAAGAACGGCTACGAGGTCAACAAGGGCGGCACCCTGCTCTGGATCCCCCAGGAGACCCACGAGATCAACAAGGACATCTCCCTGTTGATGATCGAAGACGGTCAGTGGATTGAAGCCGGCACCGAGGTGGTGAAGGACATCTTCAGCCAGACCGCGGGCATCGTCACCGTCACCCAGAAGAACGACATTCTTCGCGAGATCATCGTTCGCTCCGGCCAGCTGCACCACGTCTCCGACGCCAAGGTCGTGGCTCGCTACAGCGACGGCAAGATGGTCAACCCCGGCGAGGAGATCGCCAAGGGTCTCAAGGCCGAGGCCATGGTCTTCGTTGAAGCCGTCGAGACCTCCGAGGGCGGCGCCCTGCTGCTGCGTCCCGTTGAGGAGTACCGCATCCCCGATGAGGCTCACCTGCCTGATCTCGGTAGCGTCACCCAGAAGAACGGTCCAAGCCTGGGCCTCAAGGCCACCCAGCGTTTGGCCTTCAAGGACGGCGAGCTGATCAAGAGCGTTGAGGGCGTCGAACTGCTGCGCACGCAGCTGATCCTCGAAACCTTTGACACCACCCCTCAAATGACGGTGGATGTCGAGGCTGTTCCCGACAAGCGCGCCAAGACCATCGAGCGCCTCCAGCTCGTGATCCTTGAGAGCCTGCTGGTTCGTCGCGACACCCTGTCTGACGCCAGCCACGGTTCCACCCATACCGACCTCTCCGTCAATGACGGCGACAGCGTCAAGGCCGGTGATGTGGTCGCAACCACCCAAATCCTCTGCAAGGAAGACGGTGTGGTGCAGGTCCCCGATGTGATCGATGGTGAGCCTGTGCGCCGTCTGATCGTTGAGCGCGCAAGCGACACCCGCAGCATTGACCTGGGCTCTGCGAAGTCTGAGGTCAAGCCCGGTCAACGCTTCGTCGATGGCGATCTCCTGGCCAAGGGCGTTCCGGCCCCCTGTTGCGGTCAGGTCCAGTCCGTGGATGGCAACACCCTCACCATCCGCTTGGGCCGTCCTTACATGGTCTCGCCCGATTCCGTCCTGCACGTTCGCGATGGCGAACTGGTGCAGCGCGGTGACTCCCTGGCCCTGCTGGTGTTCGAGCGCCAGAAGACCGGTGACATCGTGCAGGGTCTGCCTCGTATTGAGGAACTGCTCGAGGCCCGCCGTCCGCGGGAATCGGCTGTGCTCTGCCGCAAGGCCGGCACCGTTGAGATCAAGCAGGGCGACGACGACGACTCCGTCACCGTGACGGTCATCGAAGGCGATGACTCCATCACTGAGTACCCGATCCTCCTGGGCCGGAACGTGATGGTCAGCGACAGCCAGCAAGTCACCGCCGGTGAGCTGCTGACCGACGGTCCGATCAACCCCCACGAGCTGCTGGAGTGCTTCTTCGAAGATCTGCGCAGCCGCAAGCCGACCCTGGAAGCGGCCATGGAGGCGATCTCCAAGCTCCAGTTCCGCCTGGTGCAGGAAGTCCAGAACGTCTACAAGTCCCAGGGCGTGACCATCGACGACAAGCACATCGAGGTGATTGTTCGTCAGATGACCAGCAAGGTCCGGATCGAGGACGCCGGCGACACCACCCTGCTGCCCGGTGAGCTGATCGAACTGCGTCAGGTGGAGCAGGTCAACAGCGCCATGGCCATCACTGGTGGTGCTCCCTCTGAGTTCACTCCGGTGCTGCTCGGCATCACCAAGGCCTCCCTCAACACCGACAGCTTCATCTCCGCGGCCTCCTTCCAGGAGACCACCCGCGTGCTGACCGAAGCCGCCATCGAGGGCAAGAGCGACTGGCTGCGCGGCCTCAAGGAGAACGTGATCATTGGTCGCCTGATCCCTGCAGGTACCGGCTTCAGCGGCTTCGAAGAGGAGCTCCGCGCTGAGGCGGGTCCCCATCCCGACATCCTTGATGAGGATGCGATGAACTACCGCCGTTTGCAGAACCTGCGCCCGGATTACACCGTTGATATGCCCGCAGCTCCCTCTGCCGCCAATGCCGGCGCGATCCTCGACGATCCCTCCGATGCCGACCTGGATGCCACCCGCACCCGCCACGGCATCGAGGCCAGCGCCAGCACCACCGCAGCTTTCACCCGCCCCACGGTGGAAGAGGGACTGGAGGAGGAGCTGATCGCCGACCCGGAGGCCGTTCAGGGTCTCCAAAATGAGGGTCTGTTGGCCGACGAGTCATGA
- a CDS encoding high light inducible protein, with protein sequence MIQPKLVPQRRLPRYGFHTHTERLNGRVAMLGFIALLAVEYKLGHALLAWG encoded by the coding sequence ATGATCCAGCCCAAGCTCGTTCCCCAGCGTCGTTTGCCGCGCTACGGCTTCCACACCCATACCGAACGACTGAACGGTCGTGTCGCAATGCTGGGCTTCATCGCCCTGCTGGCGGTGGAGTACAAGCTGGGGCATGCGCTCTTGGCTTGGGGTTGA
- the rlmN gene encoding 23S rRNA (adenine(2503)-C(2))-methyltransferase RlmN encodes MPQASPPLDEARPLLGMGLSALEQWAKQHGQAAFRGRQLHDWLYAKGARSLDQVSVLPKAFREELAAQPPAAAFDWMGRSRELHRSIASDGTTKLLLGTHDQLSIETVGIPAEGRLTVCVSSQVGCPMACRFCATGKGGLQRSLAVHEIVDQVLSVREVMDQRPSHVVFMGMGEPLLNVESVLAAIDCLCTDLGMAQRQITVSTVGVPRTLPRLAELALERLGRAQFTLAVSLHAPDQRLREELIPTAHAYPIEALLEDCRRYVEITGRRVSFEYILLGGLNDQPRHAAALAQLLRGFQSHVNLIPYNPIQEEEFQRPTPQAVEAFRRGLMDRHVAVSVRASRGLDADAACGQLRRRLEGSLEPA; translated from the coding sequence ATGCCCCAGGCCAGTCCGCCACTGGACGAGGCCCGTCCCCTACTGGGGATGGGCCTCTCTGCTTTGGAGCAGTGGGCCAAGCAGCACGGGCAGGCCGCCTTCCGCGGCCGTCAACTCCATGACTGGCTCTATGCCAAGGGGGCGCGCTCCCTGGATCAGGTCTCGGTCTTGCCCAAGGCCTTCCGCGAGGAGCTCGCAGCCCAACCCCCAGCCGCTGCGTTCGACTGGATGGGACGCTCGCGGGAACTGCACCGCAGCATCGCCAGTGACGGCACCACCAAGTTGCTGCTGGGGACCCACGATCAGCTCAGCATTGAGACGGTCGGGATCCCGGCGGAAGGTCGCCTGACGGTCTGCGTCAGCAGCCAGGTGGGCTGCCCGATGGCCTGCCGTTTTTGCGCCACCGGCAAGGGGGGCCTGCAACGCTCCCTGGCGGTGCACGAAATCGTGGATCAGGTGCTGAGTGTGCGTGAGGTCATGGACCAACGCCCCAGTCATGTGGTCTTCATGGGGATGGGTGAACCGCTCCTGAACGTGGAGTCGGTGCTCGCGGCCATTGATTGCCTTTGCACGGATCTGGGCATGGCCCAGCGTCAGATCACGGTCAGCACCGTCGGGGTTCCGCGCACCTTGCCGCGACTGGCGGAGTTGGCCCTCGAGCGCCTGGGCCGTGCCCAATTCACCCTGGCGGTGAGTTTGCACGCCCCGGATCAGCGGCTTCGCGAGGAGCTGATCCCCACCGCCCATGCCTACCCGATTGAGGCGTTGCTCGAGGACTGCCGCCGGTACGTGGAGATCACCGGCCGCCGAGTCAGTTTCGAGTACATCCTGCTGGGGGGGCTAAATGATCAGCCGCGCCATGCGGCGGCGCTGGCTCAGTTACTGCGGGGCTTCCAAAGCCACGTGAACCTGATTCCCTACAACCCGATCCAGGAAGAGGAGTTCCAGCGCCCCACCCCCCAGGCCGTCGAGGCCTTCCGCCGCGGGCTAATGGACCGGCACGTGGCCGTGAGTGTTCGCGCCAGCCGCGGTTTGGACGCGGATGCGGCCTGTGGTCAGCTGCGCCGCCGCCTCGAAGGAAGCCTGGAGCCCGCGTAG
- a CDS encoding sodium:solute symporter family protein, which produces MTSIDWAIVIAYLVVSLVVGLWLARRNRSEEDYFVAGRQLKGWLAGASMAATTFSIDTPLYVAGLVGVRGLAGNWEWWSFGVAHVAMAVVFAPLWRRSGVLTDAALTELRYGGPTAAWLRGIKAFLFALPINCIGLGYAFLAMAKVSEALGLAPTPQARVTLLAIVGLLVLVYTAAGGLWAVVVTDMLQLVLALLGAIAVSVAAVHAAGGMDALLESIRGLERPELLSLVPWQVEGGRLQWLDGAGISIATFSSYLALQWWSFRRSDGGGEFIQRLLATRDEREARTAGWVFLGVNYVLRSWPWIVVALAAVVLLPDQTDWEQSYPLLAVQLLPPVALGLVVVSLVAAFMSTVSTSVNWGASYLTHDLYQRFIRPQAKEKELLLVGQLASVLLVVLGVITSLMSSSIGTVFRLVIAMGTGPGVVLVLRWFWWRVNAAAELAALLGGFLIGFSTSVVPLLRIDDYGVRLLVTTLLTAGLWLLAMLATPPESPEVLERFVRQVRPPGPGWTRWRQRTAVQADETLPGLLLLLLAGCALLFGALLGIGGFLLKLQLWGWGGLVLAVVGGLLLRRGSGRVPAEG; this is translated from the coding sequence ATGACCAGCATCGATTGGGCGATCGTCATCGCCTATCTGGTGGTAAGCCTCGTCGTTGGCCTCTGGCTGGCCCGCCGCAATCGCAGCGAGGAGGACTACTTCGTTGCGGGTCGTCAGCTCAAGGGTTGGCTGGCCGGGGCCTCGATGGCGGCCACCACCTTCTCGATCGATACGCCCCTCTATGTGGCGGGTCTGGTGGGCGTGCGCGGCCTCGCTGGCAACTGGGAGTGGTGGAGCTTTGGTGTGGCCCATGTCGCCATGGCGGTGGTCTTTGCTCCGCTCTGGAGACGTAGCGGCGTCCTGACCGATGCGGCCCTGACGGAGTTGCGTTACGGCGGGCCCACGGCCGCTTGGTTGCGGGGCATCAAGGCCTTTTTGTTTGCCCTGCCGATCAACTGCATCGGCCTGGGCTATGCCTTCTTGGCCATGGCCAAGGTGAGTGAGGCCCTGGGCTTGGCGCCCACGCCCCAGGCCAGGGTCACCCTGCTGGCCATCGTTGGCCTGCTGGTTTTGGTCTACACCGCGGCTGGCGGCCTCTGGGCTGTGGTCGTCACGGACATGCTTCAGCTGGTGCTGGCTCTGCTGGGGGCGATCGCTGTCTCGGTGGCAGCGGTCCATGCCGCGGGCGGGATGGATGCCCTGCTGGAGAGCATCCGCGGTCTCGAGCGGCCAGAGCTGTTGTCGTTGGTGCCCTGGCAGGTCGAGGGCGGACGGCTGCAGTGGCTGGATGGGGCAGGCATCTCCATTGCCACCTTCAGCTCCTACCTGGCGCTGCAGTGGTGGAGCTTCCGCCGAAGCGATGGTGGTGGCGAATTCATCCAGCGCCTGCTCGCCACCCGCGACGAGCGCGAAGCACGGACCGCTGGTTGGGTCTTCCTGGGCGTGAACTACGTCCTCCGCAGTTGGCCCTGGATTGTGGTGGCTTTGGCCGCGGTGGTCCTGCTGCCGGATCAGACCGACTGGGAGCAGAGCTACCCCCTGTTGGCGGTCCAACTGCTCCCCCCTGTGGCCTTGGGACTGGTCGTTGTTTCCCTGGTGGCCGCCTTCATGAGCACCGTCAGCACCTCGGTGAACTGGGGGGCCAGCTATCTCACCCATGACCTCTACCAGCGCTTTATTCGGCCTCAGGCCAAGGAGAAGGAGTTGCTCCTGGTCGGTCAGCTGGCGTCGGTGCTGCTGGTGGTCTTGGGGGTGATCACCTCCTTGATGAGCAGCAGTATCGGCACGGTCTTCCGGTTGGTGATTGCCATGGGGACCGGGCCCGGGGTCGTTCTTGTCCTGCGCTGGTTCTGGTGGCGCGTCAATGCCGCTGCTGAGCTGGCGGCCCTACTCGGCGGCTTCCTGATTGGCTTCTCCACCTCCGTGGTGCCCCTGTTGCGGATCGATGACTACGGCGTGCGCCTCTTGGTGACCACCCTGCTGACGGCTGGGCTCTGGTTGCTGGCGATGTTGGCGACCCCGCCGGAGTCGCCCGAGGTGCTCGAGCGCTTTGTCCGTCAGGTCCGCCCCCCGGGTCCCGGCTGGACCCGCTGGCGCCAGCGGACGGCCGTGCAGGCCGACGAGACGCTCCCAGGCCTGTTGCTCTTGTTGCTGGCTGGCTGCGCCCTGCTGTTTGGTGCCCTGCTTGGCATCGGTGGCTTCCTTTTGAAGCTGCAGCTTTGGGGATGGGGTGGTCTGGTCTTGGCGGTGGTCGGGGGCCTGTTGCTGCGCCGCGGCAGCGGTCGCGTGCCGGCGGAGGGATGA
- a CDS encoding HEAT repeat domain-containing protein → MTGPYPESSQSPAELALDPEMLARELAQELLGDPLDELDSAELAAADVAAECDLGLAWLDGSHEERMQGLRIFCEYRDPRAPAKLLPLLEASCPIIRMSAVYALGRNPDLQALTPLLQLLQNDSNGYVRKAVAWSLSSYPDAPVMNPLIRALETDIAAVRLWAASSLADAGATGLAKADQAAGQLLLALKIDSEPVVRSNSAWSLGRLYADLVEPRQKEVVDSLLNAMLNDADLAVRDEARLALEQLESPEILERLQTLVDEGLLA, encoded by the coding sequence ATGACTGGCCCTTATCCCGAGTCTTCGCAGAGCCCGGCTGAACTGGCCCTGGACCCGGAGATGTTGGCCCGGGAGCTGGCCCAAGAGCTGCTCGGTGACCCCCTTGATGAGCTCGACTCGGCTGAGCTGGCCGCCGCCGATGTCGCAGCGGAGTGCGACCTGGGCTTGGCCTGGCTCGATGGCAGCCATGAGGAGCGCATGCAGGGACTGCGGATCTTCTGCGAGTACCGCGATCCCCGTGCCCCGGCCAAGCTGCTGCCCCTGCTGGAGGCCAGCTGCCCGATCATTCGCATGAGCGCGGTCTATGCCCTGGGGCGGAACCCGGACCTCCAGGCGCTGACGCCGCTCCTGCAGCTGCTGCAAAACGACAGCAATGGCTATGTGCGTAAGGCCGTCGCCTGGAGCCTGAGCAGCTATCCCGATGCTCCGGTCATGAATCCCTTGATCCGGGCCCTGGAAACCGATATCGCAGCGGTCAGGCTCTGGGCCGCGAGCTCCTTGGCCGATGCCGGGGCGACGGGCCTGGCGAAGGCTGATCAGGCCGCTGGTCAGCTGCTCTTGGCCCTCAAGATCGACAGCGAGCCCGTGGTTCGCAGCAACAGCGCCTGGTCCCTGGGCCGCCTCTATGCGGATCTGGTGGAACCCCGCCAGAAGGAGGTGGTGGACTCCCTGCTCAACGCCATGCTCAACGACGCGGATTTGGCCGTGCGCGATGAGGCTCGCCTGGCCCTGGAGCAGCTGGAGAGTCCGGAGATCCTCGAGCGCCTGCAGACCCTGGTGGATGAGGGACTGCTGGCATAG
- a CDS encoding DUF2997 domain-containing protein, protein MAQQTIRFRIRPDGRVEEVVEGITGHGCEQLTERIEEKLGVVQQRQPTSEAFQGQTTTVQPEQTLSSQVS, encoded by the coding sequence ATGGCCCAGCAAACGATCCGCTTTCGCATTCGGCCTGACGGTCGCGTCGAAGAGGTCGTTGAGGGCATCACCGGCCACGGCTGCGAGCAGCTCACCGAGCGGATCGAGGAGAAGTTGGGCGTTGTTCAACAACGCCAGCCCACCTCTGAAGCCTTCCAGGGCCAAACCACCACAGTTCAGCCCGAGCAGACTCTTTCGTCCCAGGTCTCCTGA
- a CDS encoding DUF1257 domain-containing protein, with protein MSHFSTVKTELRDRSALIDALKDLGHSPMEGECQVRGYRGQTVTAELSIPTEGAGDLGFRWNAASGSYELVTDLDLWSQPIPVERFLSKLTQRYALRSILAASAQEGFQVAEERQEQDGTIELVVTRWDG; from the coding sequence ATGTCGCACTTCAGCACCGTCAAAACAGAACTGCGCGATCGCTCCGCTCTGATTGATGCCCTGAAAGATCTGGGTCACTCCCCCATGGAGGGCGAGTGCCAGGTGCGTGGATACCGGGGCCAGACCGTGACCGCTGAGCTGTCCATCCCCACCGAGGGTGCCGGCGATCTGGGCTTCCGTTGGAATGCCGCCTCTGGCAGCTACGAGCTGGTGACCGATCTCGATCTCTGGAGTCAGCCGATCCCCGTCGAGCGCTTCCTCTCCAAGCTCACCCAGCGCTATGCCCTGCGCAGCATCCTGGCGGCCTCGGCCCAGGAAGGCTTCCAGGTGGCGGAAGAGCGCCAAGAGCAGGACGGCACGATTGAGCTCGTCGTGACCCGCTGGGACGGCTAG
- a CDS encoding ferredoxin: MGIDPSVAFSAPAAPATERSGLEPVLGGALRQKAVWVDEAVCIGCRYCAHVAGNTFVVEADWGRSRAIRQDGDSTETIQEAIDTCPVDCIHWVSYEELPELQEQTRYQELQPLGLPTPVRSRRTFPRREPH; the protein is encoded by the coding sequence GTGGGGATTGATCCCTCCGTTGCCTTCTCGGCACCAGCGGCCCCGGCCACCGAGCGCAGCGGTCTCGAGCCCGTACTCGGAGGAGCGCTGCGCCAGAAGGCGGTCTGGGTGGATGAGGCCGTCTGCATCGGCTGCCGCTACTGCGCCCACGTGGCTGGCAACACCTTTGTGGTGGAAGCCGACTGGGGCCGCTCGCGGGCCATCCGTCAGGACGGCGACAGCACCGAGACGATTCAAGAAGCCATCGACACCTGCCCGGTCGATTGCATCCACTGGGTGAGTTACGAGGAGCTGCCCGAGCTCCAAGAACAAACCCGTTACCAGGAACTCCAGCCCCTGGGTTTGCCGACGCCGGTTCGCTCCCGGCGCACCTTCCCGAGGCGGGAGCCCCATTGA